The Lepidochelys kempii isolate rLepKem1 chromosome 2, rLepKem1.hap2, whole genome shotgun sequence genomic interval gggggcagagggctccgtgcgttgcccttgcctccaggcactgccccccccacaactcccattggccgggaaccgcagccaatgggagcttcgggggaggtccctggaggcgtggcaagggcagtgcacggagccctgtgccccccatcCCTCAGGGGCCGTGTAGGGACATGGTTCTggccgcttcccagagcggcgtggcgtggggccagggcaggcaggcagggagtaaggccggagcccaaacccctccccccaactccctgccagcACCTCATACCCCAGCTCCATGCCCTgatccccctgctgcaccctgcacctctcctgcaccccaacccctgccctgagctccctcccacagtctgcacccctcctgcacccctgccctaagtcccctcatacaccccgcactcctcctctgccccaatgacttgccctgagcccgttcctgcacaccacaccctctcccgcccccaaccccctgccccggccctgcatacaatttccccactcagatgtggcccttggcccaaaaagtttgcccaccccgtcaTAGATTAATGTTTAACCTTCATTTGCAAGTTCATTACCAAATACAAGCAGTTACATGGATACCATTAAGTTCCTCCCCATTTAAAATCATCTCTTTTCCTCTAGATTGTCCTAGCTCCTTGCAGGATTGCAAGTGCTGTGCTATAGGCAGTGTGTTTATTATAgaaaaaaacatgaaatatttgtattggaaataaaaatacaatggAATTGAAAATGGACAATGGAATGTACAAGCTggtaaaggcttgtctacacatggagttattcagcgTTTAGttattgtgctttaaattcacaaccTAACTTAATTCAAATTAATGTTcacttgtagacaagcccttagccctggtctacactaggactttaggtcgaatttagcaacgttaaatcgatttaaacctgcacccgtccacacagtgaagccctttatttcgacttaaagggctcttaaaatcgatttccttactccacccctgacaagtggattagcgcttaaatcgacgttcccagcttgaatttggggtactgtggacacaattcgatggtattggcctccgggacctatcccagagtgctccattctgaccgctctggacagcactctcaactcagatgcactggccaggtagacaggaaaagaaccgcaaacttttgaatctcatttcctgtttggccagcgtggcaagctgcaggtgaccatgcagagctcatcagcacaggtgaccatgatggagtcccagaatcgcaaaagagctccagcatggaccgaacgggaggtacgggatctgatcgctgtttggggagaggaatccgtgctatcagaactccgttccagttttcgaaatgccaaaacctttgtgaaaatctcccagggcatgaaggacagaggccataacagggacccgaagcagtgccgtgtgaaactgaaggagctgaggcaagcctaccagaaaaccagagaggcgaacagccgctctgggtcagagccccaaacatgccgcttctatgatgaactgcatgccattttagggggttcagccaccactaccccagccgtgttgtttgactccttcaatggagatggaggcaatacggaagcaggttttggggacgaagaagatgatgatgatgaggaggttgtagatagctcacagcaagtaagcggagaaaccggttttcccgacagccaggaactgtttctcaccctagacctggagccagtaccccccgaacccacccaaggctgcctcctggacccagcaggcggagaagggacctctggtgagtgtaccttttaaaatgctatacatggtttaaaagcaagcatgtgaaaggattactttgccctggcatttgcggttctcctagatgtagtcctaaagcctttgcaaaaggtttctggggagggcagccttatttcgtccttcatggtaggacactttatcactccaggccagtaacacatactcgggaatcactgtagaacaaagcattgcagtgtatgtt includes:
- the LOC140906030 gene encoding uncharacterized protein → MQSSSAQVTMMESQNRKRAPAWTEREVRDLIAVWGEESVLSELRSSFRNAKTFVKISQGMKDRGHNRDPKQCRVKLKELRQAYQKTREANSRSGSEPQTCRFYDELHAILGGSATTTPAVLFDSFNGDGGNTEAGFGDEEDDDDEEVVDSSQQVSGETGFPDSQELFLTLDLEPVPPEPTQGCLLDPAGGEGTSAACVSMITGSSPSQRLVKLRKKKKRTRDEMFSELMLSSHTDRAQTNAWRQIMSECRKAQNDREERWRAEESKWRAEESKWRAEDRAEAQMWRQRDERRQDSMLRLLQDQTRMLQCMVELQQRQLEHRLPLLPLCNQPPSSPSSIASTPRRPRTRWGGLRPTSHSTTEDCPKKRRLSFNKF